In a single window of the Rhizobiaceae bacterium genome:
- a CDS encoding DNA polymerase Y family protein produces the protein MPVHREIERRRYLALWFPFLSTDRQRLAEGGAPDETPLVLTDKEHGALKITAVNEGALGIGLVAGMTLADARARVPAVRVSPADLSADMRLVKRLALACEMFTPLVAFDAPAGLMLDVTGCAHLFGGEAGLCERAQRLFARAGVKVKMCLAGTPDAARALARFGNTLLVPPGTERQAVRDLPVAALQAGNETTISLSRAGLKTIGDVAGRPLKVLAARFGKPMTDRLLRIVGEEDVRVTPLRAPPDCIAERQFAEPLGEIDSLLSVLSGLARETCAMLERRGLGGRLFEAGFFRSDGIVRRLRVETAQGARDPDSIVRLVKLRIETLADPLDPGFGFDLVRLSVLRTEAFRQPQKSLDGQQEDENAVAILVDRLVARQGADKVLRPLARDSHDPALAGGFVPVGAPAVSASWPEPEKAAPPSRPLTLFEPPQNIEAMAEVPDGAPVRFRWRRVLHEVARAEGPERISAEWWHGEGTRPTRDYYRVEDSHGRRFWLFREGLFEREEGQRRWFLHGLFA, from the coding sequence ATGCCGGTCCATCGCGAGATCGAGCGGAGGCGCTATCTGGCTCTGTGGTTTCCTTTCCTGTCCACGGACAGGCAGCGCCTGGCGGAAGGCGGCGCGCCGGATGAAACGCCGCTGGTGCTGACGGACAAGGAGCATGGCGCTCTCAAGATCACGGCCGTCAATGAGGGTGCGCTCGGGATCGGCCTTGTGGCGGGCATGACGCTGGCGGATGCGCGTGCTCGTGTACCGGCGGTGCGCGTCAGTCCCGCCGACCTGTCAGCGGATATGCGGCTGGTCAAACGGCTTGCGCTCGCCTGCGAAATGTTCACGCCGCTTGTCGCATTCGATGCGCCTGCCGGGTTGATGCTGGACGTCACCGGCTGCGCGCATCTGTTCGGTGGCGAGGCGGGATTGTGTGAACGCGCGCAGCGCCTGTTTGCGCGCGCAGGCGTCAAGGTGAAGATGTGCCTGGCGGGTACGCCGGATGCGGCGCGTGCGCTGGCGCGGTTCGGAAACACGCTTCTGGTTCCGCCGGGCACTGAAAGACAGGCGGTTCGGGACTTGCCGGTTGCCGCGCTCCAGGCGGGGAACGAGACGACGATTTCGCTTTCCCGCGCCGGATTGAAAACCATTGGTGACGTCGCCGGACGACCGCTCAAGGTGCTGGCCGCCCGGTTCGGCAAGCCGATGACGGACAGGCTGCTCCGCATTGTCGGAGAGGAGGATGTTCGCGTTACGCCGCTGCGTGCGCCGCCGGACTGCATTGCCGAACGCCAGTTTGCCGAACCGCTGGGCGAAATCGACAGCCTGCTGTCGGTATTGTCCGGGCTGGCGCGCGAAACCTGCGCAATGCTTGAGCGGCGCGGCCTGGGCGGACGCCTCTTCGAGGCGGGTTTCTTCCGGTCGGACGGGATCGTGCGTCGGTTGCGTGTGGAAACGGCGCAGGGCGCCCGCGACCCGGACTCCATTGTCCGCCTCGTGAAGTTGAGGATCGAGACGCTGGCCGACCCGCTCGACCCGGGGTTCGGCTTCGATCTCGTGCGCCTGTCTGTGCTGCGTACGGAGGCTTTCCGGCAGCCGCAAAAAAGCCTCGACGGACAGCAGGAAGACGAGAACGCCGTCGCCATTCTGGTCGATCGGCTGGTTGCAAGGCAGGGAGCGGACAAGGTCCTGCGCCCGCTCGCGCGCGACAGCCATGACCCTGCGCTGGCCGGCGGGTTTGTGCCTGTTGGCGCGCCTGCTGTGTCTGCAAGCTGGCCCGAGCCGGAAAAAGCCGCACCGCCCTCCCGCCCCTTGACCCTGTTTGAACCGCCGCAGAACATTGAAGCCATGGCGGAAGTGCCGGATGGCGCGCCGGTCCGCTTTCGCTGGCGGCGTGTGCTGCATGAGGTGGCGCGCGCCGAGGGTCCCGAACGTATATCCGCCGAATGGTGGCACGGAGAAGGGACGCGTCCGACCCGCGATTATTATCGCGTCGAGGATTCGCACGGGCGGCGTTTCTGGCTGTTCCGCGAAGGATTGTTCGAACGCGAGGAAGGGCAACGGCGCTGGTTCCTGCATGGTCTTTTCGCATGA